The proteins below are encoded in one region of Ananas comosus cultivar F153 unplaced genomic scaffold, ASM154086v1, whole genome shotgun sequence:
- the LOC109706324 gene encoding uncharacterized protein LOC109706324, whose product EMPPRRVTRSTPASPYEVPEQSGSDEVQELHAQMSALVGAMQRQEEHIKSLQDLMSRQATTAAPGSREVPVSEAPTTVPPAPPTVPLVVSGPTDSDLTATEAERVRFVKVLEAFMRFNPPMFDGKEADPWQKTKKKRASHLPPLTWEEFREMLFMEYFPDSDKRKMKEDFRKLRQENRSVREYEREFTHLVNCVPGMVHTDRDKTEYFERGLRPDIFRTVNALKLKTFEEVLDRALWIEHENAIARDERESFERERERKKGKKRTTSGAGGQSSSKRPPRYPRSQQRYQGPQRCAICGGNHRATACSQREGKCFKCGQPGHMIRDCPRGASSAQSTASAQSPSRQCSGLPPAMSAGRTFVPRQYEPPRPASSTRTETPRSAPSGRVFAAQAEDPAVVDDVVAGIVLLYGIRSRALFDTGASHSFISSSFAKTHDIEISDRPDAWWVYAPEHTFSVHEECAACPVQIGDWIMPADLLVLKQMKGFDIILGMDWLTKYYATIDCESKVITFCEPEQNEVVYRACKSSLFVLTVSSTRARKLISSGCTAYLATVVETQKELPVLSDIPVVREFPDVFPAELPGLPPDREIEFVIDLVPGTTPISKAPYRMHLLS is encoded by the exons GAGAAATGCCACCGCGACGTGTTACGAGATCCACTCCGGCATCACCTTATGAGGTGCCAGAGCAGTCTGGATCTGATGAGGTTCAGGAGTTGCATGCTCAGATGAGCGCGTTAGTCGGGGCTATGCAGAGACAGGAGGAGCATATAAAGAGTCTACAGGATCTAATGTCGCGACAGGCGACAACAGCAGCACCTGGGAGTCGTGAGGTACCTGTATCTGAGGCGCCGACGACCGTGCCTCCTGCTCCGCCGACTGTTCCTCTAGTGGTTTCTGGGCCCACTGATTCTGACTTGACTGCGACAGAGGCCGAGCGCGTGCGATTTGTAAAGGTACTGGAGGCATTTATGCGGTTTAATCCGCCTATGTTTGACGGGAAAGAAGCAGATCCGTGG CAAAAGACCAAGAAGAAGCGGGCATCACACCTACCACCGCTTACTTGGGAGGAGTTTCGAGAGATGTTATTTATGGAGTACTTTCCCGACAGCgataaaaggaaaatgaaagaagactttcgcaagttgagacaggaaAACCGTTCGGTACGGGAGTATGAACGAGAATTTACTCATTTGGTGAACTGTGTGCCTGGTATGGTTCATACGGATCGAGATAAGACGGAGTACTTCGAGCGAGGGTTACGACCTGACATATTCAGGACAGTCAATGCTCTGAAGTTGAAAACTTTTGAGGAAGTTTTAGATCGAGCTCTTTGGATTGAGCACGAAAATGCGATTGCGCGTGATGAACGCGAATCGTTTGAAAGGGAAcgagaaaggaaaaaagggaAGAAGAGGACCACTAGTGGTGCTGGGGGACAGTCGAGCTCTAAACGGCCCCCTCGGTATCCACGTTCCCAGCAGAGGTATCAGGGACCGCAGAGATGTGCGATTTGCGGCGGGAATCATCGGGCGACGGCTTGCTCACAGCGGGAAGGTAAATGTTTTAAGTGTGGACAGCCGGGACATATGATTCGGGATTGCCCGAGAGGAGCATCATCTGCACAGTCGACAGCTTCAGCCCAGTCACCCTCCAGACAATGTTCTGGTTTACCACCTGCTATGTCAGCTGGGCGTACTTTTGTGCCGCGTCAGTACGAGCCACCCCGACCTGCATCGAGTACCCGTACAGAGACACCTCGATCTGCGCCGAGTGGACGTGTATTTGCAGCTCAGGCAGAGGATCCTGCCGTGGTCgatgatgtcgtggcaggtattgttcTACTTTATGGTATTAGatctcgtgcattatttgacactggtgcatctcattcatttatCAGTAGTTCATTTGCTAAAACACATGATATTGAGATTTCGGATAGACCAGATGCCTGGTGGGTCTATGCTCCTGAGCACACGTTTAGTGTTCACGAGGAGTGTGCGGCGTGTCCAGTACAGattggagattggattatgccagcTGATTTGCTAGTGTTGAAGCAAATGAAAGGTTTTGATATAATCCTTGGGATGGATTGGCTTAcaaagtattatgccacgattgattgcgaGAGTAAAGTTATTACTTTTTGTGAACCCGAGCAGAATGAAGTTGTATATCGAGCGTGCAAGAGTTCGCTCTTTGTACTGACTGTATCGTCGACGAGGGCGAGAAAGTTGATTAGTAGTGGATGCACAGCCTATTTGGCGACTGTAGTGGAGACTCAAAAGGAACTTCCAGTACTGAGTGACATTCCAGTGGTTCGAGAGTTTCCTGATGTATTTcctgcggagttaccgggattacCGCCAGATCGGGAAATTGAGTTCGTTATCGACTTGGTTCCCGGAACgacgccaatttcgaaggctccgtacagaatgcACCTGCTGAGTTGA